AAAAATCTCACATTGGaagaattagagaaaaaaaattgttgattaAATAACCTTGGATGTGCCAAAAACATGAACTAGCTTTTAGATCATTCATGCCCACGCTGAAGCGTTACCAAAAGGAAACCACTAAACCATTAAAAAAGGGAAACCTATGCATAGTGTGTCAACAACCAAAACATTTAATTGCCCATGATTGAATTAAATTCTAACAAGATTAAGAAAGGTTGTACTAGTTTTCcagttattatttaattacatttcGGAAAATAGTGTAATTGCGCAAAAAGAAAAGGCTCGAGTAACACgaatgaaattaatgttttgtGTAGAGTATTTGTTGATATAGCTTGTAACTACGAGATTGTCAGAATGCTTTTGGACCAGCCAATCGCTCAAGTTCATAATATACAAAGTTCACTGTTGTTTTAATCCGTGTTCTTCTTGTTGGATTTCATTACCTATTACACAACTCATTGATAGCATATGCTAAACAAACTGCAGTTCTAAAATATGCCACCATTTTCTTCACGTGAGTCCTGCTGCTGCTATTGGATTTATCAACAAGAACAACATCGATTTCACATAGCTCCTgcattgaaactcttatttattagTATCCCCAAAAAGCCAACAAAGTTGCAAAGAATTGAGTCACAAATAATCATAATAGTTATAAAAGATAACATCATTGTAAATCggtttattcaaataatttttgtaaatgtcTCTTGTTTGAGACtgtattttcatttcttttctccGTTGGAAATGTAAGAATATACTTACCATCTTTGCTAGAACTCTGCTCCATGTCAATCTGTTCTTGCCATGGCCACTTTAGATTTGAAGATGAGGAACACTGCTGTGGAACTGAAAATGAATATGAACTTGTACTGGCACACTGCTTCTTGCATGATGAAGAATCAGCTGTGGAGCAAATGTCTTGGTCAATGCTTGACATTCCAATATCTTTGTTATGATTTTGAGAGTTATCCTGGTTCTGCCCCTCCTCTACCATACAATTTGGCCTCTTACGAGTAGGAGGGTGGTCTATCTTGGAATCCGGTAGTGCTGGCACCTTCTGATCATTAGCAGAAACAGTAGCACACGAAGCCTTTTCCAGAAAGACAACTTTTGGAGTGTCCAAGTTTTCAACACTGTTAGTGTTGTCTACAACAACTTCATCCCTTGGTTCAGTGCCAGCAGCTTTTGCTGCTGCCTCAGATTCCCACATCTTAAATATAGCTTCAGTGAGTCTTTCTCTGGCCAAATCTACATCAATCATTGGCTTTGGGTAATTTTGACCCAACTCAACTCCCGATGCTCTAAGCACAGTAAGTGGTGCATCCCAGGGGTGATGGATCCACTCAGTTGGCATTCTTGCCAACTCAGGTAGCCATTGTCTCACATACTCACCTTCTGGATCAAACTTCGCCCCTAGAATCTGTCACCAAAATTACAGATATGAGActtctcacttttatttttataattttctaaccTCCTTCTAGATGAAATCAAGTCAAAAGGGAGACTATTACTTCTTTCATTTTCCTCATGGACAAAGTGCAACAACAGACTTAGTTCAATATGCATCTCAGCAGAAGATAACTTTCTAACTATTAGGATTCCTAACCTACAGAATATTTAATCGGAAATGGAACCAAGAAAGCCATGAATGTTCAATgagacaaaaaagaagaaaaaattagatAAGGTATATGAGAGAGCTTCAATTTTTATCTCATAGAAGTCCTTATGCCCCCGTACTAGTAACCAGAACTTCAAATTATCCTGTGAGATAGAAAGGAGATAAGCTGTGAATTTTGAAGATTTATTccttttaaacttaattactCATTTGGTCCCTGTAGATACAAAATTTGTctcttttatttactatttttagtCGTTTTTGAACTTGGCTACAGGGACTAGAagtattaaaattagttatgaTCATCAACTAAAAATGGTACCTGTAAGAATTAAGATGAGATGACTGAAAGGAAATTCTTTTATAGGGATCAAAATTAATCCTTCCttttaaaacttgaagaaatATGAACGGGTGAATTTCACCAGGTATAAAAGGAATtgaagaaattatgaaaaaactaTCTAATTTTCCTACTGGCAGTACGACAACTTAGACTGTGCCAGTTTTTGCTTCACTACACAAAATCAATATCTTCTATTTGTGTGCAGTGTTACTATTTAACGGGTCCTTAGACATAAAAAAATGGCACACGAGGATAGAAATGAGGTAAGGAAACAAAAGAGTTTCGGTGCAGTGTAAAAAAATTGCTATTCCTGGTGGTGATAATGTAGGTTATGTTAATTAAGCAACCTTGAAAGTGCATAGAAATTAGATTATAGAGTGTAAAATATCCCATCAGATTGATACCTCAGGATTGTCCAAGCGCTCGAGCTCATGACCATCTGGTAAGCCACCTGAGATATACTGCCAACCCAAGATATCACTTTCAAGGTCTGCATCCAAAAGTGTGTCCCAGAAATACTTCATCCCCCATTTCCAGGGTAGAAGCAACATTTTGACAGCAAAACTTGAAACTATTACTCTTATTCTGTTGTGTATCCATCCTGTTGCCCAAAGTTCTCTCATTCCTGCATCAACCAAAGGATAGCCAGTCCTCCCTTGTCTCCAAGTCTTAAAGTTATCGGGATCAGGATCCCAAGGAAAAAACTTTAAGTGCCCCAGAAGTGCTCTCTCGTGAGTGAAGGGAAAGTTGAAACAAAGATATCGTGAGTACTCTCTAAGTCCAATGGCCCTCAGAAAAAGATTTACACTCTCTTCACCAACACTGTTGCCTTCATTTGTCCATAATATTTGCTTCATACGTGTCACTTGAAAAACTTTCCTCACGCTCAATTCTCCAAAGTGAAGATATGGGGACAAGAGTGAGGTGGAGTCTCCACCAACCTTCAGCCTTTTCTTGGAGTAGTGAAGTAGATGCTGCTCCACAAATTCTGTTAAGGCCTTGTCGGCATTTCTCCAACCCGGTGACCATGCCCGTCCCAGTAACGCATTGCTTGgcttttctaattcattttcaaGATCCAGTTCCTCCACTGAACAACCCTCAACTTTTCCTGAAATCCACAGGAGAGAAACAAATTCTCACGTGTTTTATATCTATGATAAGTTAATATGCAGACAGGTTGGTATCATAACACAAGTTTATCAGATTGCAGCTACTTTCTATAAGCTTTGTCTTAAACTAGACTTGCTTCTTATTTCTTAACCTCTTGCAGTAACTTGATACCAACAATCATACTAACGAGAAACGATCAAATCAAAGTAACATGATTTATGTGTATAGTCGCATCATACCTTCAGCTGGAGTTAATTGCCACGGAGGAACAACTGAAACAATATCCATTTGCTTGTGCAAGCATTTCTTCCAAAAAGCTTCAAAGGTAGTGAAAGCACGTCCACTCTCAGTATATACTTCCCATGGCTCATACAACAGATCCCCATTGTAGCTTTGCACAGAGATGCCTTGTTCCACTAGTTTTTCTTTGATGTTGTGGTCACGGACAAGTGAAACTGGATCTGGTTTAGCGTAAGAACCATGGATCAGCTAGCTACAACTGGACTGATATGAAATCTATGTCCAAGttattttgttcattatttACCAATCTTGTTAATACCAGTTAATTCTCATGTTTCAACTAGCTAAGCAGCTATCTAAAAGACTAAATAACTAATAtgacaaacaaaagaaaagtacTAGTGCTAGAATAGAATGCTTAAAACaagtaaagcatatagagtGCATACATTTGTGTATCAACAGtcaacaaacaaaaatacaGATTTACTGCTAATTCTTCATATTACCTGCTATATAATGACTTTTAATGTGTTATGACAAATAAGAATcagtgtatatttttttaaactctcCATATTTGACAATCAATCGCCATTTTTCAGTAGCAGATTATCAAACTGAAACACAGCCAAAATAGTAAGGGTGAGAAAACGCCTCAAGTAATTGTCACTCAGTGAGCATACGGATATGTTCAGTTTCGAGGACTATCTTCAAGGAGTATCCAACCTCGAAGCTTATCAATAGAAAAAGCCTTCCCTTGCTTCTTCAATTTTTGGAGATCCAAAACATTAAATGATACCAAGCATATGATACGATGGGATGCACTTCAAAATTGACTAAAACATTCAAAATAGAAGGCTAAATCTACACCATCTACATTCTGACAGCAGCACTCACCATATAGATGGTTAAACACTACTTTTGTTGCTTGAATGGCCTTTATGCAGTCCAAAAGAGCTGTGACAGTACTATGAGTTTTGATGAACACAAGCCTGGTCCCAAGAGACTTCAGTGACCGATCCAGGTGAGCAAGAGATTGCTTCAGCCACCACCTTGACACTCTTCCTGGATAAAACTGTCCCTCCTCTTTAGGGCACCATATATAAACAGGGAGTACAGAACCCTCCCTGGCAGCAGCAGCTAATGCAGGATTGTCCTCAATTCTAAGGTCCCTTCTAAACCAAACAATAGTCCTGTTGCCAACCATATTGTAC
This genomic interval from Vigna radiata var. radiata cultivar VC1973A chromosome 8, Vradiata_ver6, whole genome shotgun sequence contains the following:
- the LOC106771995 gene encoding cryptochrome-1-like, encoding MVGNRTIVWFRRDLRIEDNPALAAAAREGSVLPVYIWCPKEEGQFYPGRVSRWWLKQSLAHLDRSLKSLGTRLVFIKTHSTVTALLDCIKAIQATKVVFNHLYDPVSLVRDHNIKEKLVEQGISVQSYNGDLLYEPWEVYTESGRAFTTFEAFWKKCLHKQMDIVSVVPPWQLTPAEGKVEGCSVEELDLENELEKPSNALLGRAWSPGWRNADKALTEFVEQHLLHYSKKRLKVGGDSTSLLSPYLHFGELSVRKVFQVTRMKQILWTNEGNSVGEESVNLFLRAIGLREYSRYLCFNFPFTHERALLGHLKFFPWDPDPDNFKTWRQGRTGYPLVDAGMRELWATGWIHNRIRVIVSSFAVKMLLLPWKWGMKYFWDTLLDADLESDILGWQYISGGLPDGHELERLDNPEILGAKFDPEGEYVRQWLPELARMPTEWIHHPWDAPLTVLRASGVELGQNYPKPMIDVDLARERLTEAIFKMWESEAAAKAAGTEPRDEVVVDNTNSVENLDTPKVVFLEKASCATVSANDQKVPALPDSKIDHPPTRKRPNCMVEEGQNQDNSQNHNKDIGMSSIDQDICSTADSSSCKKQCASTSSYSFSVPQQCSSSSNLKWPWQEQIDMEQSSSKDGAM